Below is a genomic region from Choristoneura fumiferana chromosome 30, NRCan_CFum_1, whole genome shotgun sequence.
TTTcgttatacttaaatacactttagctaacaataacaaaattcGATAGCTTTGCCATATGTACAgacggtgccctaacataagtatccacttttctatgcaactactATGAATAAGTAGATACATAActtagggaaccgaccgtacctAATAAGACTACATCACAATTCTTAAGTATATCTTTTACAAAACAAGTTAACTTtcataaaattccaaaattcgtattttttttctttaggtaGGTAACTGTTTTACCCTATATCCACCAAGAAGTGGACATACAAAACAATGGGTAGTTTGGGTTTGTTAGCTAAATTTCAATCCCTGAGCACACCGGTATGAAATAGGAGCGCCGACGTGCGGGGCCTTTTCGCATTCTTACAATTGTCTATTAAAAAAAGTGTGTAATAAAGACAAAGTCATATGTGGTTAAATAGTTTTAGGTAACCAGAGCGAATCGCCAAGAAATAGGAGCCCCGCCGTGCGGAGCTTTGTGGAATTGGTGGATGAAAAGGAATTTTACATATGCCAGTATACTATATCACAACTTTTAAGTTTACCTTTTTACAAAACTAGCTGCAATTTCAGTCACgttcataaaattacaatttcgcTAAAATTCTCTGTTTTACAAACATCTTTATCCACTATAAAGTGGACATACAAGAAAGCAGGTTGTTAGCTAGCTTCAGTCCTTCACAATGGCAAGAAATAGGAGCGCCGCCGTGCGGGACTCTCACTAAAATAGCGGGAAATCTGGCCACAAGCAGATTAGATTTGTTAGTTGCTTTATAACCAAGTAAAACGCTAGCCGTTCGCTACCACTGGAGCAGCGAACAGCTAGCGGTACCACGGTTTACAGATACGGAACCAATGTGCTCATTGACAGCGACAGAGGCGAAAGCGGCCAATGTAGAACCCTTTTGTTTGATAACATTCcaatttttcttattattagttattattttaaacatacTGACAAGAACAGATCTATTCTTTATTACCTACAGATATTATCGCTAAAGCTCGTCAAACAAAAATACACGTTATGAGTAAATACACGTTTTAACAGACCATCTTACAATCATTACGAGAAGGGAAGAATTATTTCCTAGAAGAACCATGTCAAATTCAGTCACTGGCAAGCCAAAAGTCTGAAGATCTTAGTCTAGTTCGGCCGCAAAAGCTTATCTCAAGGAGCACAAACTATCGAAGATATTAAAGGAAAAAGTGTGGTAAATCATCAATTACAGGCCATCTTATAGGAAAAATGAAGCCTATTTATAGGTGAGCCAGAGAGCGATGGAGCGCAGCATACTAGGTGTAAAAAGGACAGATAGAATCCGAAACACtacgctgcgctcaaaaacacgtatagccgacgttgggaaagagactgctaagctgaagtgggactgggctggacacgtctgtcgcatgcacccacagagGTGGGCTCACACAGTCACTTGGTGGGCACCGGAGGACGGCCGTCGACGGCGAGGTAGACcgaaaaggagatggcgggacgatttagacgcgtatgcaagggattggcctgacattgcgctgaaccgggaggtgtggagatcaagaggagaggcctttgcccagcagtgggacactattgtaggctagtaaaaaaaaaaaaaaaattataggtgacgagtatttattttagtgtaaggtggccagttattgtaGGGTGGACGATTTACCTAGGTACAAGACAAGTATTATAATTTtccattcatcccagcctatatacgtcccactgctgggcacaggcctcctctcagaacaagagaacttgggccatagttcccacgcgggcccagtgcggattgggaactacacacacgcaccattgaatcgcttcgcaggtttgttgcaggtttcctcacgatgttttccttcaccgcaaagctcgtggtaaatttcaaatgtaattccgcacatgaatttggaaaaactcagaggtgcgagccggggtttgaacccacgaccctctgtttgggaggcgataggtcaaaccactgggccaccacggctcttttcCAATATTTCCAAATTTTCCATTAAAAAGTAGTTTATGACGCGCACGCGCTGAAAGAAATGCTCAGTAGGCCGTATCGATATGGATACCCTAGAATTCTGGTCAAACTTGGTATAATTGGTCATCTTATAAGCATGtcagtataatgtgacacaacattaaggggctgtttcaccatccattgattagcgttaaccgccggtttaatgtgatgccgtctccgtctactcgaacaaaacaaatagagacggcatcacacctaaccgccagctaacactaatcaatggatggtgaaacagccccttattctaTTAAACTGTAAGTACTTTTGTCctctcgctgacgggacagaatatcaagaagaaatagttgatccacccaTTTACTGAAATGATaatcaaggagcggaatttctcatagcaacaatcaaacgtcaaaggaattgaacataagttgtatcgactatcgataaatatttcagtaattaataaaacaggaaatagtaggtacttttaaaatagcgctttttaagttagttacaattaaaatttataaagagcttgagctgctttaaattaactttacatttaggggctgtttcaccatctattgattagtgttaactgacggttaaatgtgatgctgtctccgtctattagaataaaataaatagagacggcatcacactaatcaatggatggtgaaacagccccctagagcagtatatcgttgaagaatcttcattgtaaataagtaattaagggttgttttttttatccatttgtcaatcgtttttctttaaggattaaccattttaataacacgggaatgactaagaaaaactcaagcgaaataaatgtcataatatgtgacgtcgacgcgttttgttttattttaatatatggagatgaaagtcgcttatcaaagaggtcaaatgttacagaatattGTTACAAGGCGATAACAAAGAGTCGATTCGATAACAACGATAACTGGaacagtcgataaaacttatgttcaatccctttgatgtttgatttttgctatgagtaaattccgctccttgatgataattaacaaAAACGCTAGAAATATCCACAAGGCCGGATTTGCCAATAGGCAGAATCGGAATATAGGCTACTTCCCAGGGGCCTCACGCGCAGTGAAGACATTGAAaatgttaagattggttttttgaaatttttacttttacggtcatcccgtaaaacctaaattgaaaatacaaactgaaatatagatgcacagaaaaaacagaaaaataagaccaaaagcccagtgatggtcttatttttctgttttttctgtgcatctatatttcagtttgtattttcaattgaaaatgtttcaaaaaacaaaaattctaCTGTAAAATGTGCATCCTTTAGACGCATGCTGTCAGACGtcatttaatttgattgatcttgaaaagagctgatgatcttcaAATGGCTGAGAACGGGGCCcgagaatacggtatttgacaactcctgattttgccatatcttaatattattatgaaatacagatatacagatagtgtttagcgaagagaaaatttaaatcggttgaaaattggatttatagtgattttttgaaaaatccatATACCTGTcactttctcaaacgcttttctctagcaagtatggcggtactggcgtgtgacgtcacatgccagtatgtctctctgtctaatcttgaatttaaacctttataactttgttatttgtaaaggtagcttaaaaattgtttttctattcgataacaggcattgtgtagttttaatttataaaacatatacaaaatggtcaaataccgtatttgcaTTGCCTAAGGCAGACGTTTTGAACCGGTGTTtacgtatattttcaggtgtggcGCGATTGTCGCAAAGTGTATGGCTGCATAGAAAacatgaatagctattttaacCCTTAGCGGCCACACGGGATAACTAGTTACCCCAGGCTCGGAAAAAGTGAAATTAGAGGTCTAAAACCTTTGAAATTGATACAAGTAACGACATCTGCCGGCAGTAGGCAAGTGTGAGATGTGACCCCATCTCATAGGAAGCCGAAAAAACGCGTGGCAGCGTGACCGGTTTTTAGAACGCCATATTTAAATGGACCGTTAAAAATCATTGGAAATGTTGAAAAACTCTctaacaaacataaaacaatCGGTTAGAAGTCTTAAAACACCCATGTGTCTTGTACAATTAAGTTTTTCGGGGTGGGGTAATGAGATACCCCATGTGGCCGCTATGTGGCCTGGCTGAGGTGTGGCCGCTAAGGGTTATTACATAGCTTTTTGGGGTTTTGTATCTAAAGGTatcaacgagaccctattaagCCTCCTCTGTCCGTAAGCATATTATATGGATATACTGGGTTTTGACGCTTTGTACCAGATTCGAAAAACGCCAGATTCGCGGAACGCCAGATTCGCAAAACGCCAGATTCGCATCTCATCATCAGATTGTGCGAATCTGGCATTCTGCGAACCTGGCATTCTGCGAATCTGGCGTTCTGGGGATCTGGTCTACTGCGAATCTGAAAATCTGGCATTATGCGAATCTGGCGTTTTGCGAATCTGGCATTATGCGAATCTGGCGTTTTTCGAATCTGGTACAAAGCGTCAAAACCCCCATTGACACATCTTTGCCACTGACTCTAGATCCAGTCCTTTAGTTCTCCTGAGGCTTGTAGTTCTTTATGCCCTCCATCCTAGCCTTTCTGCGCTCGGAGGGCGTCGCACCTTTGACTTTGGTTATAATGTGACTTTTCTTAGACGGATCTGGCACGTAGGATGTCGTTGGGCCCTGGATGGAAAAAGTACCTAAAGTAATTTTTACACTTCCATAATCTCAAATGGAAAAACCGtgttcaatatcgaaaatacaaactgagacatggatgcacagaaaaaacgagaaaagagaccagctctgggaatcgaaccgctggacaggagtctagacacgaatgataatcataatttgattgcttagtagcgacatctcttgtctgggtgagcggttagttccaaaagaatgtgacgCCTCTCggtgagagcgaaacatagatgtcgctagtagcgtagtggaaaaaagcaacctgagatatgtgtgcataggagaaattcgtgtctagactcctgtccagcggtggtgtagggcttatagcacgcagcacggattgctgaggacctgggtgcgattcccagcgctggtctctttttcgtgtccaatattttctgaagGCAAAAAGGTccacgtccgagtgctcgacgacaccctgtcatctctattgctaatgacatgagattaaagatgccaactattggggcaGTGAGACGAGCACTGGTACATTTACCttaaatacgtttttttacCCATGAAACTAGCCTAGctcatgtatttatttacatctcATGGGGGCCTATGCATATGTTGACTATTGACTATTAACTATGACTTACATCCTCCCAGTTCTCTTCGCTGGCGACGACTGGTGCTGGCGGCAGCTCCCGAGGCACCACTTCGTCTTCGACAATGTACTGTTGGTTGTCAAACATTGACCTCTTTGGACACATGCAGACGTGGTActagaaaaaaacaaatcaaaatcaaaatgtttattctttAAGTAGgcatacccaaagggtaaaaacgctgtccgtccgtctgtcaccaggctgtatctcatgaaccgtgatagctagacagttgaaattttcacagattatgtataactgtggccgctataacaacaaatactaaaatcagaataaaataaatatttaaggggggctcccatacaacaaacatgatttgaatttgatttgatgcgcccagtggggaagaggggcctgGAAGAGGCAACAGTAGACATCCTGCGGCCAATATAATGATACAAATTCAATGACTCACATCTAATTCGGCATCATTCACAACATGGGTGGCGTCGAACGGGCAGGTGGTCTTCGCGCAGTTGGGGTGCTGTTTCCGGCACTTCTGGAGGTGGATGTGCATACGGTAGTGTTCCACCTGGTGCGCCATGTTGTAGGGGCACGTCATCATCTGATGAGGCGTCGGGTTGTGTATCATGCTGGAAATTTGGGAGAGAAAAATTATACTTGGTGTTAAAATAATCCTGTACTGTAACCTATACGTCCAGTGTATCagtaatcagtagccttaatttagatttaattatAGTACAGAAATTTTAGAACAccattattttttaagtgaaatacaATTGCATGATAACATGAAAAGTGTGTGAAGTAGGTACCCAATCCAAACCCTCTCAGCtggataggaggcctgtgctcctgtgctatgtgtgtgtgtgcgtgcgtgcgtgctctATCCTTtccccgaatttcatatgccataatgtatcgttttctaatattttcatttgccataaagtaatttatttatgaaatagtattttcttcacagttgatattaaactgaactaacttaacctaaccaacagcaCTCAAACCGAATAATTCCCCCGAATACAAAtagtaatttagtaattttatcaattcAGGCAACACTGGACGCGGCAGCGACGCCAGTTTGTTGTCACTCACGACGAGACGCccgtggtaggtataattaaaaatagtattacagtgcctgttttagttgttttaactttttaatccctaaaggcatattaatgtatttattatttttaaatgattttgatataaaatataatcacaataattttaaatgtatgttttatttataaaatcgatttacttcaaaacggttTTAATAGTCTATGGTCATTCATTACGAATGGGAAATCACTAAGTGGGCGGTAACCGTCCATGAAGTATGGTATTCTCTGTGGTACATTGTAcctaaaattattgtaaaacttcatgtgcgtgatctgtcaaaggttaaataaacgattggaacgactataatattttttaacaacaatTGGGACTTCTCATAGGAAGTTTTGGGTTAACGTggtatcaaaatcaaaaagccTTTATTGCTGAGAACggattatttacaatatttgctTTAATAAGTTAGTCACTTTCAGCGTGTCCTTGTGacacaaaggcctcctccagttCTTTCCAATTGTTTCTTTGTCTTGCTAATCTTGCCCATAACGGTCCTGCAACTTTTTTCAGGTCATCTGCCCATCTTTTTCTTTGACGGCCTCTTTTTCTTTTTGCATTATAACGTGGAGTCCAGTCTGTAATCAATGTCGACCATTTTTCTCCCTTATCTCGCATCATATGACCGGTCCATTTCCACTTCAGCATCCTTGTCTTTTTGTTGACATCCTCGACCCTGGTTATCTTGGGTTAACGtggtatttcaattcaactgcgaGATCTAGcggtttacgcgagcgaagccgcgaggAAACTCTAGTGTTGAATATTTGCCAGCTTTGCCGCAATTCGCGCATATCCACGTATGCATTTGAAAGATTTTTATTCTGAATATTTGGCGGCAAAATAGGCTCAGCACTAGTGTAGACGACGATGCATAACCATAGAAACTAGTCGTGTAATCTATAGTTTGGGGTGTGAAATTTGCAGTTACCTTCGGAATCAAAATTCGCAACAAATTTCAAACGGTGTTGTTAACGGTTCAAATATAAATTTCGCATACAATTCAATACCTATAAAACTAAGATTCTTCAAATCTTAAGTACAAAATTACACAGCAAACTCCGGTCATATAGTTGATATTTAGGTATAAAAATCTTGctaggttataaaataaacgaTAACAAAATATGTTTACCAATTTGTAGCAGTGGATTTATAGATATATGAACAGTTACTTACGAATACATGGCGGTGAAATTGTATTATCACTTTTTCTAGTTACTTTTACTAGTTTCAAATTACTTTCTCGTAAAAAACGGGGAATAAACCGGCAAACGACAGAGTGGAATGGTTCAAAAGTTCCAATGACAGACAGgacagacagttttttttttttttaatttattgaagcaTTTGCAACACGGCCATCAGCTTAAactaattttacaataattatgaacTATTCAGTACTTAAGTACaatgaatacaataaaaaattatgttaagtatgtacaatgaaaataattagtAAAGATTTACAATAAGGAAttaataagtatgaaaaaactaaagaagtaggtactaaaatacatttacattcaTAACCGGCCTGTAGTGTGTAgtacaaaattgaaaattattgaaTATAATTGAGGAAGTTTCCAATAATCCTTGAATAGAATTGGGGATAGTTTTTTAAGCCTATGTCTTTAcacaatgcaataaataataatcgttGTACATTAAACTCAGGGCATTGCAAGAAAATATGATCTAGATCACACGTGACAAAGTTACAATATGAACATGCTGCTGATTCGCTTAACTTTAATCTAAAAAGATGCGCAGGAAAATGGCCGTGACCTATACGTAGTCTGCAAATGGTCGATATAAAGGGTCTTccgggaattttgaaaatttttcaaACCAAGACTTAGTACTAGGAAATCGGGACTATTTCAGCTAGCCATTTACCTTTCGTATCTCTGGACTTAGACAAGAATTAGACCAACGTTTTagcatattttgtttaattgatataCTAAATCCGAGTAAGGaactttaaaatcaaaaatacttatatctTTAGTAGATTTGGCTAATTTATCGACAAGTTCGTTGCCAACAATACCGGAGTGACCTGGCACCCAgcaaaattcaataaatatatttctaaaCACAAAAGACTCAAACTACATCgtaacttataaattaaatagtttacaGATGCACTAATACTTTCATTTTAAGAGCCTGCAAGGCGCTCATTGAATCAGATAAAATTAGAATTTTGTTCCCTGCAGAGTAATTGAGTCGGATGTGCTCTAAAGCATATATAATACCTAATACTTCAGCCGAAAAAACAGAGAAATAATTGCTACATTTATAAACAGTCCCTAAGTttaaggacagacagacaataacTTACAGATTAAACAAAGAAAGAATGGAAAGAATAGATAGATCAAGATCGGTCATTACAGCCAGCACggatattttaaatttgcaaCACTAGCGCCTCTGGTAATTATATGCAGAACTAGTTAAAATAGCGTCTATAAATTGTCTCCACGCTGATCAACAGTGGCATCGATGTTAAGAACAATAGTTGCATTTGTAAAATTAGAGCAAACATCAAGTTTCATCAGCTAGCAACTAGCAATActatactaattattattattattatcagccCATTCTGTCTCACAGTTGAGCAAAGGCCTATACTATACTAATAATAGACGAAATAtataccgaaaatacaaactgagacatggatgcacagaaaaaccagaaaaagagaccagcactaggaatcgaactcaggtcctcagctTTCCGTGCTaagtgctataacccctacaccacagctggacaggaatctagacacgaatttttcctatgcatatatatctcaaaaaatacaaaaagactccaaaaaaccaatcattaaaTATATACTACACTAAAATAGACGTTccggcacagaataagtaatagtacaaggtACAAGTACACAAGCTTCACttccgtacaaaagtgacgtttaggcataataATCATGCTTACTTCTCTGcctatcgcataactcgtgttcactcgcacgcggcaCGTGTAGTGCTAGGGTTGCTACGCCCAAAATACACCAGTGAAGAtagaaatgtcatcatcatcaaatgtCGTTTTAGCATAGTTGcacaattaacaatgaaattaaatgaaatatactGCGTATGAATAGGTACAGACGATTACATATTGCTTAACGTTGCTTTTGCTTGTTCGCTATTGCTTGTTAATTGTGAGGAGATTGCAGCCGATTATCATCTTGAAATAATTGAGCTAAAATGTGATGAAACATTAAATGAAAGCAGCACTTTAACAGGACTAGAGTCTAGGGGGGACAGATATCCACTTGTAGCGGAGAACAAAATCATGGGAGTGAGCCGCGCCTGTTCCAGTTTGATAAACGCTAATGTAACTAGTGTAGTGATGTAacaacgaatgtcattttttaacatttattgcGAATGCGAAAGCGAATGCAAATATCTGCTAccaacattcgcgaatgcgaatgtgaatattcagtttttcgttctaGTGACAATTATCTatatggcagtctcgttcgaacgaagtgcgttccgtttgtattttgttccgagaattacagagtttatacgaacgcattgcaactaatataaataataccaaatgattaagtgaagactgataatgtgattacggggttaagttatttttttcttgtataaaaaaacataggaaatgaatgtattttgattttattaacccaCTATtgtctaataattgtatttttttctaatattcatattcgcaaaaaaTTTCGCAGAATCTTtgcgaatgaaaaaaaaacgcacatgaattacgaaatttgagaggcgatacgtcaaaccatatattttatttttcctgtaATAATTGTTGTTTCAATTCTCATACTTGTCATGTCCattctcataaaaaaaaaaaacatttttgacttTTCTGACTGcttcagaaaaaatatatttagaataaataaatattcatcacTGCACTGCACTGCACTGCATTACTCCCATTCTTGATATTTCACCGTGAAATAGTTTTGCACCCGAATCACAGGTGGCGCTGTTGATATGCACTTGATAACGCCTAAACCTAAACGCCTTACACGCTTCTCTACGTCGTcgttgtataattaattaagaaaacCAATTATGATACGTATCATTGATACGAGATTACCATTAGTACGAGTCCATCCATTTTCCGCTGAATTTGCCCGAATAAGACATGGCTATTTAATGTTAGTGTCCATGTAAAGTTATGGATGGACATACTATTGAAAGTTGTTGGCATGAGATAAACCCTTTGGTTTTCCCGAaattaattaacataaaaaaacgtGCATAGATGCATAGATAGCAAAGCAGCAACAAGCAGcacagaccaaagagtatataaaTCACTACGTTTTTAAGAGTCGgactctcatacaaaaacaatacacgattgtagtatgaattcagtgtcttttggtgccaatatcaagaaacgaactgcacagactaaCAGGGCCgaaaagtcacattgacaagtagtgttgttaggaacagtcgatattgtacagcatagtgttgtgcttttttatcgatatatggtcaaaaaacggcacgtagCGGTGcgcttttttattaattaaatgatcgaattaaa
It encodes:
- the LOC141444574 gene encoding uncharacterized protein — encoded protein: MYSMIHNPTPHQMMTCPYNMAHQVEHYRMHIHLQKCRKQHPNCAKTTCPFDATHVVNDAELDYHVCMCPKRSMFDNQQYIVEDEVVPRELPPAPVVASEENWEDGPTTSYVPDPSKKSHIITKVKGATPSERRKARMEGIKNYKPQEN